The Aspergillus luchuensis IFO 4308 DNA, chromosome 7, nearly complete sequence genome has a segment encoding these proteins:
- a CDS encoding uncharacterized protein (COG:S;~EggNog:ENOG410PIW7;~InterPro:IPR005645,IPR029058;~PFAM:PF03959;~antiSMASH:Cluster_7.5) — translation MHSVPAPDQHTRHLPRILCLHGGGTNARIFRAQCRGIVAQLKSEYRLIFAEAPFESQVGPDVTQAYGGWGPFRRWLRWLPDQPNAHPNFIIEQIDGSLMDAMASDTRAGATGEWVGILGFSQGAKVAASILYRQQLRHQVLEQDKWFNFQFGILLAGRAPLVSLDPDLWPDQTLPDASQTTDWPRRDSDKRSFYGNEHILSIPTLHVHGLNDKGLELHRSLFERFCDSRSRHLVEWDGAHQVPLKLKDVQVVVEEIRNLAAGATADTTYNQL, via the coding sequence ATGCATTCAGTCCCGGCGCCCGACCAGCATACACGCCACCTCCCTCGCATACTTTGCCTCCATGGCGGAGGAACCAACGCACGTATTTTCCGCGCCCAATGTCGCGGAATTGTTGCGCAGTTAAAGTCGGAATACCGCCTCATCTTTGCTGAAGCACCATTCGAGTCTCAAGTGGGCCCCGATGTTACGCAGGCCTACGGCGGATGGGGTCCGTTTCGTCGTTGGCTTCGCTGGTTACCTGACCAGCCTAATGCGCACCCCAACTTCATAATTGAGCAAATCGATGGGTCGTTGATGGATGCCATGGCTTCTGATACTCGAGCGGGCGCAACTGGCGAATGGGTCGGCATATTGGGCTTCAGTCAGGGTGCAAAAGTAGCCGCTAGCATCCTGTATAGACAACAACTTCGACACCAAGTCCTCGAGCAAGACAAGTGGTTCAACTTTCAATTTGGCATCCTTCTGGCAGGGCGAGCGCCTCTTGTCTCTTTGGATCCCGACTTGTGGCCGGATCAAACCCTCCCAGATGCATCGCAAACCACGGACTGGCCCAGGAGGGACAGTGACAAGCGCAGTTTCTACGGCAATGAACACATTCTAAGTATTCCTACCCTGCATGTGCATGGCCTCAACGACAAGGGCTTAGAGCTCCACCGGAGCCTATTTGAGAGATTTTGCGACTCGCGGAGCAGGCATTTGGTAGAGTGGGATGGGGCGCATCAAGTACCGCTGAAGCTTAAGGATGTGCAGGTGGTCGTGGAGGAGATACGTAATCTT
- a CDS encoding isopenicillin N synthase family dioxygenase (COG:Q;~EggNog:ENOG410PIRX;~InterPro:IPR026992,IPR027443,IPR005123;~PFAM:PF03171,PF14226;~antiSMASH:Cluster_7.5;~go_function: GO:0016491 - oxidoreductase activity [Evidence IEA];~go_process: GO:0055114 - oxidation-reduction process [Evidence IEA]) translates to MPSVQDLPDFYLPLIDITPFRENPKSDAAQQVIDDVRRACRSTGFFQMKGHGVSLELQKRVFEASAKFFALPAKEKLRLDARKNPGFRGYDVMGSQSYETEEEEQDGILRDVKEGFFISKEMPMDHPRVIQGRFLEGPNVWPSSDLLPVADFRSITEHYYLEMLRVSRIVFGLLAATLPCGSDCFDDLQAKDPMWLLRLLHYPPTPGSQGTAKMQLGAGEHTDFGAITLLVQDEHPGLQVKDYKTDQWVDVPPNPDVYIVNLGDVMSLLTGGEYRSSLHRVWNKSSDDRYSIVFFFDGNLDTKLKPLDGLPVQLQSSADFLTVEEHVRYRMTGSYSIVKN, encoded by the coding sequence ATGCCTTCCGTCCAAGATCTGCCAGACTTTTACTTGCCTCTCATAGACATTACACCGTTCCGTGAGAATCCCAAGAGCGATGCCGCTCAGCAAGTTATTGACGATGTCCGGCGAGCGTGTCGATCGACGGGATTCTTCCAAATGAAAGGCCACGGTGTGTCCCTAGAGCTGCAGAAGCGCGTGTTTGAAGCCTCGGCCAAATTCTTTGCTCTTCCTGCAAAGGAAAAACTTCGGCTTGATGCGAGAAAGAACCCTGGTTTTCGAGGCTACGATGTCATGGGCTCACAGTCCTATgagacggaggaagaagaacaggaCGGAATCTTGCGAGACGTCAAGGAGGGGTTTTTCATCTCCAAAGAAATGCCCATGGATCACCCTCGTGTCATCCAGGGCCGCTTCCTAGAAGGCCCAAATGTCTGGCCATCGTCTGACCTTCTTCCGGTCGCCGACTTTCGCTCTATCACAGAACACTATTATCTCGAGATGCTACGGGTCTCCCGCATCGTTTTTGGCCTCCTCGCCGCCACCCTGCCCTGCGGATCGGACTGCTTCGATGATCTACAGGCCAAAGACCCCATGTGGCTCCTTCGCCTGCTGCACTACCCGCCCACACCAGGTTCGCAGGGAACGGCCAAGATGCAGCTTGGTGCTGGCGAGCACACCGATTTCGGCGCCATCACCCTGCTGGTTCAGGACGAGCATCCCGGGCTCCAGGTCAAAGATTACAAGACGGACCAGTGGGTTGACGTGCCGCCCAACCCAGATGTCTATATTGTCAACCTGGGCGACGTTATGTCGCTGCTTACAGGAGGCGAGTATCGCAGCAGCCTCCACCGTGTTTGGAACAAGAGCAGTGACGACAGGTATAGCATTGTATTCTTCTTTGATGGTAACCTAGATACCAAGCTAAAGCCTCTCGACGGGCTGCCGGTGCAGTTACAGTCTTCCGCTGACTTCTTGACCGTGGAAGAACATGTTAGATATCGCATG